One window of Nicotiana tomentosiformis chromosome 11, ASM39032v3, whole genome shotgun sequence genomic DNA carries:
- the LOC104085133 gene encoding uncharacterized protein isoform X5 — protein sequence MKEDNGFFVVKKGDLVGVYRNLSDCQTQVGSSICDPPVSVYKGYSMPKDTEEYLLSCGLKHALYSIRAADLTEGLFGTLVPCPFQQPSSSKGGASEHMPKKRSQEAMWSEYTQRSCTLEFDGSSKGNPGQAGAGAVVRADDGSLICRLREGLGIATTSVAEYRGFILGLKYAHSKGFTSIRAQGDSKLVCMQIQGLWKVKNQNISTLFQQAKQLKDRFLSFRIIHVLRESNCDADQQANLAVGLPDGHIQEEIEK from the exons ATGAAGGAAGATAATGGCTTCTTTGTTGTTAAGAAAGGAGATCTTGTTGGAGTCTACAGAAACTTGAGTGACTGCCAGACTCAAGTCGGATCCTCG ATATGTGATCCTCCGGTTAGTGTGTATAAAGGCTACTCCATGCCAAAGGACACAGAGGAATATCTTCTATCTTGTGGGCTTAAACATGCACTTTATTCTATCAGAGCTGCAGATCTGACCGAAGGTCTCTTTGGGACTCTAGTACCATGCCCTTTTCAG CAGCCATCTTCTTCCAAAGGTGGAGCGTCTGAGCATATGCCGAAGAAGAGGTCACAGGAAGCAATGTGGTCAGAATATACG CAGCGATCTTGTACTCTTGAATTTGATGGTTCTTCGAAAGGAAATCCGGGACAAGCTGGTGCAGGAGCTGTGGTACGAGCTGATGACGGAAGTTTG ATTTGTAGGCTGCGTGAAGGTTTAGGAATAGCAACAACCAGTGTTGCTGAATATCGAGGCTTTATCTTGGGTTTGAAATATGCACATAGCAAAGGGTTTACAAGTATTCGTGCTCAGGGTGACTCCAAACTTGTTTGTATGCAG ATCCAGGGTCTGTGGAAGGTTAAAAATCAAAACATCTCTACGCTTTTTCAGCAGGCAAAACAACTGAAGGATAGGTTTCTTTCTTTCCGCATCATTCATGTTCTTCGG GAATCAAATTGTGATGCTGATCAGCAGGCGAACTTGGCTGTTGGACTTCCTG ACGGTCATATTCAGGAGGAGATAGAGAAATGA
- the LOC104085134 gene encoding xyloglucan O-acetyltransferase 1 isoform X2 has translation MDTINPFKDQPHHFPLRKLLLLALYALLPIIFLFHLIGPLSLSQTKHSLIVTTSSSTPPKVGNDNVEISCDYSDGKWVHDKLGPLYTKCGTVKEGQNCIPHGRSDKGYLYWRWKPKNCQLPRFDPKSFLQILKNKNLAFVGDSLARNQLESLLCLLATVSPPNLVFSHGEDNKFRKWHFPSHNVNVSIYWSPFLVKGIEKSDKKNYNTLFLDSVDEKWASDLGQLDMIVLSVGHWFLHSAVYYYGDSVLGCHYCSGQNYTEIGFYDVYGKAYRTTLKTIIERRGNNNKGNGGVLDVIVTTFSPAHFEGEWDKFGACPKTKPYNPEEKKLEWMDAQMRETAINQVNDAKKEAENLSNVRIEAVDVTKLALLRPDGHPGPYMHPFPFANGIEERVQNDCVHWCLPGPIDTWNEILLQVIKNLTG, from the exons ATGGATACAATTAATCCATTCAAAGACCAACCTCATCATTTTCCCTTGAGGAAGTTATTACTTTTGGCTTTGTATGCTCTTCTCCCTATAATATTTCTATTTCACTTAATTGGGcctctctctctttctcaaaCTAAACATTCACTAATCGTCACCACCTCTTCTTCAACTCCACCAAAAG TGGGAAATGATAATGTCGAAATTTCATGTGACTATAGCGATGGCAAATGGGTTCATGACAAATTAGGCCCTTTATATACAAAATGTGGTACGGTAAAAGAAGGACAAAACTGCATACCACATGGAAGATCTGATAAAGGCTATCTTTATTGGAGATGGAAGCCAAAAAATTGTCAACTTCCCAGGTTTGACCCAAAATCTTTTCTACAAATTCTCAAGAACAAGAATTTAGCCTTTGTTGGTGATTCCTTGGCTAGAAATCAATTGGAGTCATTACTCTGCTTGTTAGCCACAGTTAGTCCTCCTAATTTAGTCTTTAGTCATGGTGAGGATAATAAGTTTAGGAAATGGCATTTTCCTTCACACAATGTGAATGTATCAATATATTGGTCACCTTTTCTCGTTAAAGGTATAGAAAAATCAGACAAGAAAAACTATAATACTCTATTCTTGGACTCTGTGGATGAGAAATGGGCTTCTGATTTAGGGCAATTGGATATGATTGTTTTATCAGTGGGACATTGGTTCTTGCATTCAGCAGTGTATTACTATGGGGACTCAGTACTAGGTTGTCATTACTGTTCTGGTCAGAATTACACTGAAATTGGATTTTATGATGTTTATGGCAAGGCATATCGGACTACTCTTAAGACAATAATTGAGAGGAGAGgcaataataataagggcaatgGAGGGGTACTTGATGTGATTGTGACAACATTTTCACCAGCACATTTTGAAGGAGAGTGGGACAAGTTTGGGGCATGTCCTAAAACAAAGCCTTATAATCCAGAGGAGAAAAAGCTCGAATGGATGGACGCGCAGATGAGAGAAACAGCGATAAATCAAGTGAATGATGCGAAAAAGGAAGCGGAGAATCTGTCTAATGTAAGAATTGAGGCAGTAGATGTGACAAAATTAGCATTACTAAGGCCAGATGGTCATCCTGGACCTTATATGCATCCATTTCCATTTGCTAATGGGATCGAGGAACGCGTACAGAATGACTGTGTTCATTGGTGTTTGCCAGGTCCTATTGATACATGGAATGAGATTTTACTGCAAGTGATCAAGAATTTGACAGGTTAA
- the LOC104085133 gene encoding uncharacterized protein isoform X6, which yields MKEDNGFFVVKKGDLVGVYRNLSDCQTQVGSSICDPPVSVYKGYSMPKDTEEYLLSCGLKHALYSIRAADLTEGLFGTLVPCPFQQPSSSKGGASEHMPKKRSQEAMWSEYTRSCTLEFDGSSKGNPGQAGAGAVVRADDGSLICRLREGLGIATTSVAEYRGFILGLKYAHSKGFTSIRAQGDSKLVCMQIQGLWKVKNQNISTLFQQAKQLKDRFLSFRIIHVLRESNCDADQQANLAVGLPDGHIQEEIEK from the exons ATGAAGGAAGATAATGGCTTCTTTGTTGTTAAGAAAGGAGATCTTGTTGGAGTCTACAGAAACTTGAGTGACTGCCAGACTCAAGTCGGATCCTCG ATATGTGATCCTCCGGTTAGTGTGTATAAAGGCTACTCCATGCCAAAGGACACAGAGGAATATCTTCTATCTTGTGGGCTTAAACATGCACTTTATTCTATCAGAGCTGCAGATCTGACCGAAGGTCTCTTTGGGACTCTAGTACCATGCCCTTTTCAG CAGCCATCTTCTTCCAAAGGTGGAGCGTCTGAGCATATGCCGAAGAAGAGGTCACAGGAAGCAATGTGGTCAGAATATACG CGATCTTGTACTCTTGAATTTGATGGTTCTTCGAAAGGAAATCCGGGACAAGCTGGTGCAGGAGCTGTGGTACGAGCTGATGACGGAAGTTTG ATTTGTAGGCTGCGTGAAGGTTTAGGAATAGCAACAACCAGTGTTGCTGAATATCGAGGCTTTATCTTGGGTTTGAAATATGCACATAGCAAAGGGTTTACAAGTATTCGTGCTCAGGGTGACTCCAAACTTGTTTGTATGCAG ATCCAGGGTCTGTGGAAGGTTAAAAATCAAAACATCTCTACGCTTTTTCAGCAGGCAAAACAACTGAAGGATAGGTTTCTTTCTTTCCGCATCATTCATGTTCTTCGG GAATCAAATTGTGATGCTGATCAGCAGGCGAACTTGGCTGTTGGACTTCCTG ACGGTCATATTCAGGAGGAGATAGAGAAATGA
- the LOC104085133 gene encoding uncharacterized protein isoform X7, translating to MKEDNGFFVVKKGDLVGVYRNLSDCQTQVGSSICDPPVSVYKGYSMPKDTEEYLLSCGLKHALYSIRAADLTEGLFGTLVPCPFQPSSSKGGASEHMPKKRSQEAMWSEYTQRSCTLEFDGSSKGNPGQAGAGAVVRADDGSLICRLREGLGIATTSVAEYRGFILGLKYAHSKGFTSIRAQGDSKLVCMQIQGLWKVKNQNISTLFQQAKQLKDRFLSFRIIHVLRESNCDADQQANLAVGLPDGHIQEEIEK from the exons ATGAAGGAAGATAATGGCTTCTTTGTTGTTAAGAAAGGAGATCTTGTTGGAGTCTACAGAAACTTGAGTGACTGCCAGACTCAAGTCGGATCCTCG ATATGTGATCCTCCGGTTAGTGTGTATAAAGGCTACTCCATGCCAAAGGACACAGAGGAATATCTTCTATCTTGTGGGCTTAAACATGCACTTTATTCTATCAGAGCTGCAGATCTGACCGAAGGTCTCTTTGGGACTCTAGTACCATGCCCTTTTCAG CCATCTTCTTCCAAAGGTGGAGCGTCTGAGCATATGCCGAAGAAGAGGTCACAGGAAGCAATGTGGTCAGAATATACG CAGCGATCTTGTACTCTTGAATTTGATGGTTCTTCGAAAGGAAATCCGGGACAAGCTGGTGCAGGAGCTGTGGTACGAGCTGATGACGGAAGTTTG ATTTGTAGGCTGCGTGAAGGTTTAGGAATAGCAACAACCAGTGTTGCTGAATATCGAGGCTTTATCTTGGGTTTGAAATATGCACATAGCAAAGGGTTTACAAGTATTCGTGCTCAGGGTGACTCCAAACTTGTTTGTATGCAG ATCCAGGGTCTGTGGAAGGTTAAAAATCAAAACATCTCTACGCTTTTTCAGCAGGCAAAACAACTGAAGGATAGGTTTCTTTCTTTCCGCATCATTCATGTTCTTCGG GAATCAAATTGTGATGCTGATCAGCAGGCGAACTTGGCTGTTGGACTTCCTG ACGGTCATATTCAGGAGGAGATAGAGAAATGA
- the LOC104085133 gene encoding uncharacterized protein isoform X2 has protein sequence MKEDNGFFVVKKGDLVGVYRNLSDCQTQVGSSICDPPVSVYKGYSMPKDTEEYLLSCGLKHALYSIRAADLTEGLFGTLVPCPFQQPSSSKGGASEHMPKKRSQEAMWSEYTDAVGSAVISNDSLRKHIKLDLPKGDQALSSGRSCTLEFDGSSKGNPGQAGAGAVVRADDGSLICRLREGLGIATTSVAEYRGFILGLKYAHSKGFTSIRAQGDSKLVCMQIQGLWKVKNQNISTLFQQAKQLKDRFLSFRIIHVLRESNCDADQQANLAVGLPDGHIQEEIEK, from the exons ATGAAGGAAGATAATGGCTTCTTTGTTGTTAAGAAAGGAGATCTTGTTGGAGTCTACAGAAACTTGAGTGACTGCCAGACTCAAGTCGGATCCTCG ATATGTGATCCTCCGGTTAGTGTGTATAAAGGCTACTCCATGCCAAAGGACACAGAGGAATATCTTCTATCTTGTGGGCTTAAACATGCACTTTATTCTATCAGAGCTGCAGATCTGACCGAAGGTCTCTTTGGGACTCTAGTACCATGCCCTTTTCAG CAGCCATCTTCTTCCAAAGGTGGAGCGTCTGAGCATATGCCGAAGAAGAGGTCACAGGAAGCAATGTGGTCAGAATATACG GATGCTGTTGGATCAGCAGTTATTTCAAATGATTCCCTAAGAAAGCATATCAAGTTAGATCTTCCTAAGGGTGACCAAGCTCTATCATCTGGT CGATCTTGTACTCTTGAATTTGATGGTTCTTCGAAAGGAAATCCGGGACAAGCTGGTGCAGGAGCTGTGGTACGAGCTGATGACGGAAGTTTG ATTTGTAGGCTGCGTGAAGGTTTAGGAATAGCAACAACCAGTGTTGCTGAATATCGAGGCTTTATCTTGGGTTTGAAATATGCACATAGCAAAGGGTTTACAAGTATTCGTGCTCAGGGTGACTCCAAACTTGTTTGTATGCAG ATCCAGGGTCTGTGGAAGGTTAAAAATCAAAACATCTCTACGCTTTTTCAGCAGGCAAAACAACTGAAGGATAGGTTTCTTTCTTTCCGCATCATTCATGTTCTTCGG GAATCAAATTGTGATGCTGATCAGCAGGCGAACTTGGCTGTTGGACTTCCTG ACGGTCATATTCAGGAGGAGATAGAGAAATGA
- the LOC104085133 gene encoding uncharacterized protein isoform X4 yields MKEDNGFFVVKKGDLVGVYRNLSDCQTQVGSSICDPPVSVYKGYSMPKDTEEYLLSCGLKHALYSIRAADLTEGLFGTLVPCPFQPSSSKGGASEHMPKKRSQEAMWSEYTDAVGSAVISNDSLRKHIKLDLPKGDQALSSGRSCTLEFDGSSKGNPGQAGAGAVVRADDGSLICRLREGLGIATTSVAEYRGFILGLKYAHSKGFTSIRAQGDSKLVCMQIQGLWKVKNQNISTLFQQAKQLKDRFLSFRIIHVLRESNCDADQQANLAVGLPDGHIQEEIEK; encoded by the exons ATGAAGGAAGATAATGGCTTCTTTGTTGTTAAGAAAGGAGATCTTGTTGGAGTCTACAGAAACTTGAGTGACTGCCAGACTCAAGTCGGATCCTCG ATATGTGATCCTCCGGTTAGTGTGTATAAAGGCTACTCCATGCCAAAGGACACAGAGGAATATCTTCTATCTTGTGGGCTTAAACATGCACTTTATTCTATCAGAGCTGCAGATCTGACCGAAGGTCTCTTTGGGACTCTAGTACCATGCCCTTTTCAG CCATCTTCTTCCAAAGGTGGAGCGTCTGAGCATATGCCGAAGAAGAGGTCACAGGAAGCAATGTGGTCAGAATATACG GATGCTGTTGGATCAGCAGTTATTTCAAATGATTCCCTAAGAAAGCATATCAAGTTAGATCTTCCTAAGGGTGACCAAGCTCTATCATCTGGT CGATCTTGTACTCTTGAATTTGATGGTTCTTCGAAAGGAAATCCGGGACAAGCTGGTGCAGGAGCTGTGGTACGAGCTGATGACGGAAGTTTG ATTTGTAGGCTGCGTGAAGGTTTAGGAATAGCAACAACCAGTGTTGCTGAATATCGAGGCTTTATCTTGGGTTTGAAATATGCACATAGCAAAGGGTTTACAAGTATTCGTGCTCAGGGTGACTCCAAACTTGTTTGTATGCAG ATCCAGGGTCTGTGGAAGGTTAAAAATCAAAACATCTCTACGCTTTTTCAGCAGGCAAAACAACTGAAGGATAGGTTTCTTTCTTTCCGCATCATTCATGTTCTTCGG GAATCAAATTGTGATGCTGATCAGCAGGCGAACTTGGCTGTTGGACTTCCTG ACGGTCATATTCAGGAGGAGATAGAGAAATGA
- the LOC104085134 gene encoding xyloglucan O-acetyltransferase 1 isoform X1 gives MDTINPFKDQPHHFPLRKLLLLALYALLPIIFLFHLIGPLSLSQTKHSLIVTTSSSTPPKEVGNDNVEISCDYSDGKWVHDKLGPLYTKCGTVKEGQNCIPHGRSDKGYLYWRWKPKNCQLPRFDPKSFLQILKNKNLAFVGDSLARNQLESLLCLLATVSPPNLVFSHGEDNKFRKWHFPSHNVNVSIYWSPFLVKGIEKSDKKNYNTLFLDSVDEKWASDLGQLDMIVLSVGHWFLHSAVYYYGDSVLGCHYCSGQNYTEIGFYDVYGKAYRTTLKTIIERRGNNNKGNGGVLDVIVTTFSPAHFEGEWDKFGACPKTKPYNPEEKKLEWMDAQMRETAINQVNDAKKEAENLSNVRIEAVDVTKLALLRPDGHPGPYMHPFPFANGIEERVQNDCVHWCLPGPIDTWNEILLQVIKNLTG, from the exons ATGGATACAATTAATCCATTCAAAGACCAACCTCATCATTTTCCCTTGAGGAAGTTATTACTTTTGGCTTTGTATGCTCTTCTCCCTATAATATTTCTATTTCACTTAATTGGGcctctctctctttctcaaaCTAAACATTCACTAATCGTCACCACCTCTTCTTCAACTCCACCAAAAG AAGTGGGAAATGATAATGTCGAAATTTCATGTGACTATAGCGATGGCAAATGGGTTCATGACAAATTAGGCCCTTTATATACAAAATGTGGTACGGTAAAAGAAGGACAAAACTGCATACCACATGGAAGATCTGATAAAGGCTATCTTTATTGGAGATGGAAGCCAAAAAATTGTCAACTTCCCAGGTTTGACCCAAAATCTTTTCTACAAATTCTCAAGAACAAGAATTTAGCCTTTGTTGGTGATTCCTTGGCTAGAAATCAATTGGAGTCATTACTCTGCTTGTTAGCCACAGTTAGTCCTCCTAATTTAGTCTTTAGTCATGGTGAGGATAATAAGTTTAGGAAATGGCATTTTCCTTCACACAATGTGAATGTATCAATATATTGGTCACCTTTTCTCGTTAAAGGTATAGAAAAATCAGACAAGAAAAACTATAATACTCTATTCTTGGACTCTGTGGATGAGAAATGGGCTTCTGATTTAGGGCAATTGGATATGATTGTTTTATCAGTGGGACATTGGTTCTTGCATTCAGCAGTGTATTACTATGGGGACTCAGTACTAGGTTGTCATTACTGTTCTGGTCAGAATTACACTGAAATTGGATTTTATGATGTTTATGGCAAGGCATATCGGACTACTCTTAAGACAATAATTGAGAGGAGAGgcaataataataagggcaatgGAGGGGTACTTGATGTGATTGTGACAACATTTTCACCAGCACATTTTGAAGGAGAGTGGGACAAGTTTGGGGCATGTCCTAAAACAAAGCCTTATAATCCAGAGGAGAAAAAGCTCGAATGGATGGACGCGCAGATGAGAGAAACAGCGATAAATCAAGTGAATGATGCGAAAAAGGAAGCGGAGAATCTGTCTAATGTAAGAATTGAGGCAGTAGATGTGACAAAATTAGCATTACTAAGGCCAGATGGTCATCCTGGACCTTATATGCATCCATTTCCATTTGCTAATGGGATCGAGGAACGCGTACAGAATGACTGTGTTCATTGGTGTTTGCCAGGTCCTATTGATACATGGAATGAGATTTTACTGCAAGTGATCAAGAATTTGACAGGTTAA
- the LOC104085133 gene encoding uncharacterized protein isoform X1, with protein sequence MKEDNGFFVVKKGDLVGVYRNLSDCQTQVGSSICDPPVSVYKGYSMPKDTEEYLLSCGLKHALYSIRAADLTEGLFGTLVPCPFQQPSSSKGGASEHMPKKRSQEAMWSEYTDAVGSAVISNDSLRKHIKLDLPKGDQALSSGQRSCTLEFDGSSKGNPGQAGAGAVVRADDGSLICRLREGLGIATTSVAEYRGFILGLKYAHSKGFTSIRAQGDSKLVCMQIQGLWKVKNQNISTLFQQAKQLKDRFLSFRIIHVLRESNCDADQQANLAVGLPDGHIQEEIEK encoded by the exons ATGAAGGAAGATAATGGCTTCTTTGTTGTTAAGAAAGGAGATCTTGTTGGAGTCTACAGAAACTTGAGTGACTGCCAGACTCAAGTCGGATCCTCG ATATGTGATCCTCCGGTTAGTGTGTATAAAGGCTACTCCATGCCAAAGGACACAGAGGAATATCTTCTATCTTGTGGGCTTAAACATGCACTTTATTCTATCAGAGCTGCAGATCTGACCGAAGGTCTCTTTGGGACTCTAGTACCATGCCCTTTTCAG CAGCCATCTTCTTCCAAAGGTGGAGCGTCTGAGCATATGCCGAAGAAGAGGTCACAGGAAGCAATGTGGTCAGAATATACG GATGCTGTTGGATCAGCAGTTATTTCAAATGATTCCCTAAGAAAGCATATCAAGTTAGATCTTCCTAAGGGTGACCAAGCTCTATCATCTGGT CAGCGATCTTGTACTCTTGAATTTGATGGTTCTTCGAAAGGAAATCCGGGACAAGCTGGTGCAGGAGCTGTGGTACGAGCTGATGACGGAAGTTTG ATTTGTAGGCTGCGTGAAGGTTTAGGAATAGCAACAACCAGTGTTGCTGAATATCGAGGCTTTATCTTGGGTTTGAAATATGCACATAGCAAAGGGTTTACAAGTATTCGTGCTCAGGGTGACTCCAAACTTGTTTGTATGCAG ATCCAGGGTCTGTGGAAGGTTAAAAATCAAAACATCTCTACGCTTTTTCAGCAGGCAAAACAACTGAAGGATAGGTTTCTTTCTTTCCGCATCATTCATGTTCTTCGG GAATCAAATTGTGATGCTGATCAGCAGGCGAACTTGGCTGTTGGACTTCCTG ACGGTCATATTCAGGAGGAGATAGAGAAATGA
- the LOC104085133 gene encoding uncharacterized protein isoform X3 — MKEDNGFFVVKKGDLVGVYRNLSDCQTQVGSSICDPPVSVYKGYSMPKDTEEYLLSCGLKHALYSIRAADLTEGLFGTLVPCPFQPSSSKGGASEHMPKKRSQEAMWSEYTDAVGSAVISNDSLRKHIKLDLPKGDQALSSGQRSCTLEFDGSSKGNPGQAGAGAVVRADDGSLICRLREGLGIATTSVAEYRGFILGLKYAHSKGFTSIRAQGDSKLVCMQIQGLWKVKNQNISTLFQQAKQLKDRFLSFRIIHVLRESNCDADQQANLAVGLPDGHIQEEIEK, encoded by the exons ATGAAGGAAGATAATGGCTTCTTTGTTGTTAAGAAAGGAGATCTTGTTGGAGTCTACAGAAACTTGAGTGACTGCCAGACTCAAGTCGGATCCTCG ATATGTGATCCTCCGGTTAGTGTGTATAAAGGCTACTCCATGCCAAAGGACACAGAGGAATATCTTCTATCTTGTGGGCTTAAACATGCACTTTATTCTATCAGAGCTGCAGATCTGACCGAAGGTCTCTTTGGGACTCTAGTACCATGCCCTTTTCAG CCATCTTCTTCCAAAGGTGGAGCGTCTGAGCATATGCCGAAGAAGAGGTCACAGGAAGCAATGTGGTCAGAATATACG GATGCTGTTGGATCAGCAGTTATTTCAAATGATTCCCTAAGAAAGCATATCAAGTTAGATCTTCCTAAGGGTGACCAAGCTCTATCATCTGGT CAGCGATCTTGTACTCTTGAATTTGATGGTTCTTCGAAAGGAAATCCGGGACAAGCTGGTGCAGGAGCTGTGGTACGAGCTGATGACGGAAGTTTG ATTTGTAGGCTGCGTGAAGGTTTAGGAATAGCAACAACCAGTGTTGCTGAATATCGAGGCTTTATCTTGGGTTTGAAATATGCACATAGCAAAGGGTTTACAAGTATTCGTGCTCAGGGTGACTCCAAACTTGTTTGTATGCAG ATCCAGGGTCTGTGGAAGGTTAAAAATCAAAACATCTCTACGCTTTTTCAGCAGGCAAAACAACTGAAGGATAGGTTTCTTTCTTTCCGCATCATTCATGTTCTTCGG GAATCAAATTGTGATGCTGATCAGCAGGCGAACTTGGCTGTTGGACTTCCTG ACGGTCATATTCAGGAGGAGATAGAGAAATGA
- the LOC104085133 gene encoding uncharacterized protein isoform X8, giving the protein MKEDNGFFVVKKGDLVGVYRNLSDCQTQVGSSICDPPVSVYKGYSMPKDTEEYLLSCGLKHALYSIRAADLTEGLFGTLVPCPFQPSSSKGGASEHMPKKRSQEAMWSEYTRSCTLEFDGSSKGNPGQAGAGAVVRADDGSLICRLREGLGIATTSVAEYRGFILGLKYAHSKGFTSIRAQGDSKLVCMQIQGLWKVKNQNISTLFQQAKQLKDRFLSFRIIHVLRESNCDADQQANLAVGLPDGHIQEEIEK; this is encoded by the exons ATGAAGGAAGATAATGGCTTCTTTGTTGTTAAGAAAGGAGATCTTGTTGGAGTCTACAGAAACTTGAGTGACTGCCAGACTCAAGTCGGATCCTCG ATATGTGATCCTCCGGTTAGTGTGTATAAAGGCTACTCCATGCCAAAGGACACAGAGGAATATCTTCTATCTTGTGGGCTTAAACATGCACTTTATTCTATCAGAGCTGCAGATCTGACCGAAGGTCTCTTTGGGACTCTAGTACCATGCCCTTTTCAG CCATCTTCTTCCAAAGGTGGAGCGTCTGAGCATATGCCGAAGAAGAGGTCACAGGAAGCAATGTGGTCAGAATATACG CGATCTTGTACTCTTGAATTTGATGGTTCTTCGAAAGGAAATCCGGGACAAGCTGGTGCAGGAGCTGTGGTACGAGCTGATGACGGAAGTTTG ATTTGTAGGCTGCGTGAAGGTTTAGGAATAGCAACAACCAGTGTTGCTGAATATCGAGGCTTTATCTTGGGTTTGAAATATGCACATAGCAAAGGGTTTACAAGTATTCGTGCTCAGGGTGACTCCAAACTTGTTTGTATGCAG ATCCAGGGTCTGTGGAAGGTTAAAAATCAAAACATCTCTACGCTTTTTCAGCAGGCAAAACAACTGAAGGATAGGTTTCTTTCTTTCCGCATCATTCATGTTCTTCGG GAATCAAATTGTGATGCTGATCAGCAGGCGAACTTGGCTGTTGGACTTCCTG ACGGTCATATTCAGGAGGAGATAGAGAAATGA